One window from the genome of Cryptomeria japonica chromosome 6, Sugi_1.0, whole genome shotgun sequence encodes:
- the LOC131057611 gene encoding uncharacterized protein LOC131057611 — protein sequence MVSSKWQGSVETKIRAPLEGVWNITSEYYEMHKWFPGMKLCERVEGAPEQGVGSVRRCITSLPSEEESTDSFGLEELIAKDDSNHSFTYHITDSNLPGFIGYEGTFEFWEAKEEGNCLMKWSFQMNPIAGRSKEDIEALRRSILTGIVKNLEQLTSS from the coding sequence ATGGTGAGCTCCAAATGGCAGGGATCTGTAGAAACGAAGATCAGGGCTCCGCTGGAGGGAGTGTGGAATATAACAAGCGAGTATTACGAGATGCACAAGTGGTTTCCAGGCATGAAATTGTGCGAAAGAGTGGAAGGAGCGCCTGAACAGGGCGTGGGCTCTGTGCGCCGCTGTATAACAAGCTTGCCATCCGAAGAGGAGAGCACCGATTCTTTCGGCCTAGAAGAGCTCATCGCTAAGGACGATAGTAACCATTCATTTACATATCACATTACAGACAGCAACTTGCCGGGTTTTATTGGGTACGAGGGTACTTTTGAATTCTGGGAAGCGAAGGAAGAGGGCAACTGTTTGATGAAATGGTCTTTCCAGATGAACCCCATTGCCGGCCGTAGCAAAGAGGATATTGAGGCCCTTAGGAGATCCATTCTCACTG